Proteins from a genomic interval of Papaver somniferum cultivar HN1 chromosome 4, ASM357369v1, whole genome shotgun sequence:
- the LOC113272005 gene encoding uncharacterized protein LOC113272005 has translation MPLGAKPTSKQIWNSIIEKFEERLSTWRQISLSKGGAEVNTFAAMLLVIGSNPPALDNFPDTRRWSLHNSGVFTVKTLYSKLIAESGIDNFPHYFIWKKPVPPKINFLLWRLMHEKLNTIDMLQIKGVDIYYSCILCGDDIESQDHIFFHCKIAHKVWSSVLLSVCWSWVIPRNLRMLAFGWHHVHFSVAGNFLWDLIPATVVHTIWTERNKRIFEQNYTFKTDDDLGIEVKSLILAWARAAGKRVHLNFASTVQNNWDALFV, from the exons ATGCCACTGGGAGCAAAACCAACTTCAAAGCAAATTTGGAATTCCATTATCGAGAAGTTTGAAGAAAGGCTATCCACTTGGAGGCAAATTTCTCTCTCAAAGGGAG GTGCCGAAGTCAACACTTTTGCTGCCATGCTCCTCGTAATTGGAAGTAACCCACCGGCTCTAGACAACTTTCCTGACACAAGGCGTTGGTCTCTGCACAACTCAGGGGTTTTCACTGTCAAAACACTGTACTCTAAACTCATAGCAGAATCTGGTATTGATAATTTTCCACATTATTTCATTTGGAAGAAGCCTGTACCACCTAAGATCAACTTTCTTCTTTGGCGTTTAATGCATGAGAAACTAAACACAATAGATATGCTGCAGATAAAAGGGGTAGACATATATTACTCTTGTATTCTCTGTGGTGATGATATAGAATCTCAGGACCACATCTTCTTTCATTGTAAAATTGCACACAAAGTTTGGTCTTCGGTTCTTCTTTCTGTCTGTTGGTCTTGGGTGATTCCAAGAAATCTAAGAATGCTTGCTTTTGGATGGCATCATGTCCACTTCTCTGTTGCTGGAAACTTTTTATGGGATCTAATCCCGGCTACAGTCGTGCATACTATTTGGACGGAGCGTAACAAGCGCATCTTTGAGCAGAATTACACTTTCAAAACGGATGATGACCTGGGAATAGAAGTGAAGTCATTAATTCTAGCTTGGGCAAGAGCAGCTGGTAAAAGAGTTCATTTAAATTTTGCCAGTACAGTTCAAAACAATTGGGATGCTCTCTTTGTGTAA